AGtacatacagttaaaaaaaaatccctcatgcAAACTGtagaaaaattttctttccttgaagCTGGCAGTGAAAAATAAAGAttcatgtctttttctttgtgCACACCCCTGTGTGTTTCTTCTTCGGGTCACAATCTTCTCTaagcattaaaagaaataaggaaagccACAGGGTAAGCAGGATTTCAACAAGTGGTCTGTCTTGTTTTTAAAGTTCAACACTTAACTTCTTGCACAATTAGCTCCTGGCTGTAGGACATGTGATCTCTGGAACAGGCATACTATCCACTTAACACGATGAAGACCCATACACTGGGAATGGCTCCCACCCTAATGCTGTAATCACCTCAATACCTCTTGCTTGCTAACGACACATGTATGATCCTTTGTCCAGAGTGATGGTGTGAGCATGGGAAAAGAGGCTAAGATCCCAAGTGCAAAGAATATTGGTTTTGTCATGTTTTTGTTGGAGGGAGGGTGGTGAGGAAAAACAAATCTAATTCATCATTCTGGATGAGAGGTGgtttcatgcatttttaaagcCAAAATTTTGTATCTCAGAGTTGCTGTAGAAACCAACATctctggagagggaaggaaacaaaggagaaggaagagagagttcggtgggattttttttttccattttcatttttatataaaagtgtTAAGACCACaatgaaaaaagttttttttatccatatatataataaaccAGTTTGTGAGCTACATATTTTTGTCTTTCCCATCTTCAGAAATGTTCTCACATTGACAATGGTTGGATAGCATCATGCCCAAAGACATTGCCAcacagtaaaacaaacaaaaaaacccagatgtACTATGATACAGTTGAGGTAAAAGGGGaaacaaaaaatttaacattcatccacgaagaattttttttctttttcttgattttgtcaGAAAAATACCACACACagtgatttaaattaaaaaaaaaaacaaacaaacaaaaaagtcacgAAAACCTGTTTTTAGCAGAAGTGAATGACCAATGGGCCAGCTCCTTGGCTCAGATGGGATCACTACTGGTATTCCTAATAATCCACAAATCCACAGGGAAACAGAGTCAACATTGGGGGGGAGTGGtggcataaaattaaaaaatataaaccaaataCCCGACCTGATAATCCCCTTTCCCTAAGTCCCTCTACCCCCCCCTTCACActttcccacccccactccacacCCGCTCATGATGCCAACACTCAAATCTCCATCAGATCTAGGTCAGCTTCTTCAAAGCCATAAAAGGACTCGGTCTCACTTTCACCCTCAAAGAGCTGGTGAAGGCTTTCAGGCTCAATTGTCTCTTCAGGAGATGACCTGGGTCGGGGAGTGGAAGCTGAGGGCTCCTCAGACTGTTCCCCACTCAGCTTCAGCTGCTCCTCCAGGGAGGCAATGAGCTCCTCCTGCATGTCAGCATTTCTTGTGGGTGAGTTAATGGTGCCATCAGGGCCAGGCAGAACACTAGCCACAAGGAAGGACCGTTGCACCAGCTCTGGACAGTCCCCAATGACACCCAGCACCTCAGCCAGCCAGACCAGCACCAGCTGAAGCAGGACGTCCGAATCACACGCAGTATCTGCCATTTCCCGAGcctgctccttccactttttGTGTAGGAAGTTCTTGACAGTTCGTTTGATGCATACATCTAACGGCTGGATTTTGGAGCTACAGCCCGCGGGGACCACTGCAGGCAAGGTGCTAGAGGCACTCAGCATAGCCAGCACCTCTTCTGACAAGTGAGTGCGATGACAGTCCATCACAAGCATGCCTTTGCTGCGCTGGCACGCCGTGTGCTTCTGCCACACTCGGGCGGACCACAGCTCCATGATCTCATCATCACTGTAGCCGCTCTCCTTCGCCTCTAGCAAGATAGAGTCTGGCACATTAGCAGGCTGATCCATTTGTCCTCGGTAGAAAACCAGGGTGGGGAGGACAGTGCCATCTGCCAGAATGGCCAGCACCACATCACACCACGGTTCCCCTGTGCCCACTGTCTGCAGGGCATTCTCCTTACGGTCATCACTGCTCAGCACCTCCGTATCTAGAAACAAGGAGATCTCATCAATCGCCACAATCATGGACAAGGGTAAGTCCTGGTTGTGAATCTGTCGCTGTACGAATTCAATGAAGAGTCCTGCATTCTCCGCCACATCCTTAGGTAGGGTGTGGGCCACGGCGCGCCGGGCATGGGGAGTCAGGTGGTGCCGGAGCATGAAACGCACAGCCCACTCGTAAGAGATCTTAAACCCCCCCTCCAAAGAACGTCCTATTTTGGTGGCCTTCTGGAACAAGGTCTCCTCATTCACAGGTAGCTGTTGCTCTCGCTGGGTTAGCACCCACTCAGCCAGCTTCTCTTCTGCCTCTAAGCTCAGGTATTTGCCCTCCAGATTCTccccctgggaggcctggaagCGCCGAAGCCAACGCCGGATCCGTCGCTGGGGATTTCGGAAGTGTTCAGCAGCCTGTTCCGTATTGCAGCACAGGGCAAACAGTACCACTCGAAGCTTCTTCACAGACAGCTGCTCCTTCTTGCCAACCCCACCGCCACTACTGCCCCCTATTGCCTGCTCAGGCTCCTGCATGACTGGGCTCCCTTCATCCTGGTCATCGACATTCAGACATTCGGCCCCCTCTGCGGCCAAGGGCGGAAGGGCTAAAGGCTGGGGGTGAGTTGGGGTTGGTGGTGGGGTTGCAGTTGAGGCTGGTGATGGGAGTGCTTGGGCCATAGGAGTCACAAGCTCTTCAGGCTCAGCTGGGGTGGCCCCCGCAGATTTCACAGTGGCAGTTTTATTAGAGGGGAAGGTAGGAGGAGTATATATATTCTTCAAGCTCCGGTCATGCACTCGGTCACGAATGTGGCCATGTCTAAAGGATTGAAAAGAAAGCTCGGTTAAACTAGGAAAATGAAATACTAATAGTAGcagtgataataataaaaaaagatgaaatacactgaaaatagaaattaaaccATGAAGTGAGTTTCTGTTACCTTGAGTGAGACATCCAAGTGAGTCCTATAGAAAATGAGACAATAAAATGTTAACTCAGAGAAGAAACAAGCCCTTCAGTCTTATATAAATGTCAGGCTGGAATGCTTCCAATTTGGTGATGTCTATCTGAACACCAGATGAGCTAGCCTAGGTAGAGAGGCTCCGACTCATATGGTAGAACTTAtatccttattttccttttctgttgtccAACTAACTCCCATCTCTACTACTTACCCCGTGGCAGGATGCTGCTGGATCTGTGAGAGGGGTTGAATACCAAATGTTTGGCCATGGCATCTCCCACAGAGGTAACAAAGGTACATGAAGTGCAAGCCAGCTTGATACCACTAAGAAAAAGAATCAAgagtatataaaacaaatatatcaatGACACTAGGGATAAAATCTGAggcctaataaaaaaaaaaagaatatcctttctcctctttctcaaattaattcACGTACCTCCCCCAAGTTAATTAAAAGGATTTAATTTAAGAATGTAGAAAATTAAGAGACCATCACTAAGCTTTCCCTTACCtcacagaatttttaaacaaagcCAAATACTTGGGGCTCTTGCGTGGAACATGATTgctgagaaagacaaagaaaaaacagCATGAGTTAGGGGGTTCTGATCATTAAACAAGAGATCACCAGTTTCTGACAATGCCCCAACAAGAGATGCCACTTTAATCCATCCTCACCTCAACCTAAGCCAGTTTTCCTACCATATTAATATTCCCTATTAATATGCATATGTATCACCAGAAGAGCTATTAAAACACACATTCTGACTCAACAGCCTGGGATTGGAAGGAAGGGCTGAATTTCCAACAAGCTCCCATCTATTGCTGCTGGTGTCTGAGCCACACTCTTGAGTAGCAAAATCCTACAAAATCAGAGCACAGACCATCAAAGTCAAATGAACATGGGTTTGACTCTTATCCTACTAGGAGAGATGGACAGACAGCTCTAAGAGCTGAAGGAGGGAATAAAAGGAGTTCTGGAGACTCTGGAGATAAGATCACTGGTTTAACCCAGACTTACTTGATCATGTGGTTGGCATAGGCTCGAGAGCAGCAGGTGCTATAGCGACACAGAGAGCAGTGAACGTAAGTAGGGAAATGATTAGGGAAATCCGGAATCTCAAAGCTGCACTCCAGGCATGTCTGCCGACCCATAACACTCCTGTTGAGAAACAAGGAAAATTCCTGTTATCGCCCCAGGAGTCCTCAAATTGTGGGGGCTTCAGACAACAGATCCTGCTAAAGAGGCTAGTAGATTACACTGGCTATAGGAACAGTCGTGCCCACCCGGCCCCCAGCCTCCAGAAGCCACTGACATTTTCCTAACAGCTCTCTTCTGGATGTTGCGTCGGACAGGGGGATAAAGGAAGACAGGCAGAGGGTCCGTTGAGGAGGTCAGGGGTGTTGCCTCCTGCAAGGTGCTGGGAGGTGCATCATTGGAGGAAACAGGAACAGTGCGTGGCTGCCCTCGGGAAGCCCGGATTGTCACCTGCAAgccaagggaaggaaaaattagaCACCAGCCATGCTAAACCTTGAATACTGATAATCTCTATTCCCCTCCACTTGGATCTATATAAGATACAGTGACAAGTCTTTTACCTTTGTGCCTGGTTTCAAACCTTCCAGCTGCTTGGGTTTACGGAAAGTTTTATGATGCTGAAGCTTGTGTTCAATTTTGTCCTTGGCAAAGAGAAACTGCAGCCGGCATTTGTTGCAGTGATAAACATTCCTCttctgaagggggagaaagaaagaaaatcccttaAAGATTCCCAATAAATTTTCTTCCCTGATGAGAAGGCAGATGCATGCTAACAATcattccttcccccttcctgtggataactgaaagaggaagaaatacacAACACCAAACCTACCACTGAGAATCATCACGTCCCATGGTCCCAAAGAAAGGCAGACTCACAGCCAGGATGACTAGGTCCTCCAACCATCTCTTCTTGACTTGGTTTAACAATGTGGATTAGTGGCTTAAGCTTTACTTGCCCCTACTTTGTCTTTATAATGCAGACAGTGCTACCTACTTCTggatattcttctttctttttttaaacacagtaaaATGTAcatgatgggaaaaaaaatcatcacttttTATTCCACGCCTTCACATTTTAAGTTTACCTTCAATTCCAACCCTCCACCTCTTTGCACAGAAACAATCTGCTACTAGTTTCCTGGGTATTCTTTCAGACATAgccacataacacacacacacacacacacacacacatctccaatCATGACCTCcctgtttgtcttttttctttaacatgaaTAACAGTATTCTATAGCTTTTCTATACCTTTCTATTCCTTGCTATCTTTCCTCTTAACACTTCAATATATATACAAGCACCTGTTCCTGTGAGACCAGTTTGAGGATTCAGACCACCTAGTATTGAAGTCCTTCAGAAACAGGACTCAGGTCTATGGTTTTCTTCCCAGGATAACAAGGCTCCATTACCTGAGTACAAGGGACAATTTCCACACTGCTCTTTGCAATACACATGTGGGGGATTATAGGCAGTCACCCCTATGCAAATTAAGTGTGTGAGCCCAAGACGGAGCTCACACGTGAGCGTGCAGGCACGTGTGTGCAGACCCAGGCAAGTGTTCAGCACAGGTGCAACCATGTGGTTCTCCATTTTGTGCCTTCTCTATGTACCTTCACTCTCCTCTTCTAGTGGCTCCTTTGTTG
This Neovison vison isolate M4711 chromosome 2, ASM_NN_V1, whole genome shotgun sequence DNA region includes the following protein-coding sequences:
- the POGZ gene encoding pogo transposable element with ZNF domain isoform X2 produces the protein MADTDLFMECEEEELEPWQKISDVIEDSVVEDYNSVDKTPTVSVSQQPVSAPVPIAAHASVAGHLSTSTTVSSSGAQNSDSTKKTLVTLIANNNAGNSLVQQGGQPLILTQNPAPGLGTMVTQPVLRPVQVMQNANHVTSSPVASQPIFITTQGFPVRNVRPVQNAMNQVGIVLNVQQGQTVRPITLVPAPGTQFVKPTVGVPQVFSQMTPVRPGSTMPVRPTTNTFTTVIPATLTIRSTVPQSQSQQTKSTPSTSTTPTATQPTSLGQLAAQPPGQSSQTPNPKLVSIASFVTVKRPGVTGENSNEVAKLVNTLNTIPSLGQSPGPVVVSNNNSAHGSQRTSGPESSMKVTSSSIPVFDLQDGGRKICPRCNAQFRVTEALRGHMCYCCPEMVEYQKKGKSVDSEPSVPSAAKPPSPEKTAPIASTPSSTPIPALSPPSKVPEPNENVGDAVQTKLIMLVDDFYYGRDGGKVAQLTNFPKVATSFRCPHCTKRLKNNIRFMNHMKHHVELDQQNGEVDGHTICQHCYRQFSTPFQLQCHLENVHSPYESTTKCKICEWAFESEPLFLQHMKDTHKPGEMPYVCQVCQYRSSLYSEVDVHFRMIHEDTRHLLCPYCLKVFKNGNAFQQHYMRHQKRNVYHCNKCRLQFLFAKDKIEHKLQHHKTFRKPKQLEGLKPGTKVTIRASRGQPRTVPVSSNDAPPSTLQEATPLTSSTDPLPVFLYPPVRRNIQKRAVRKMSVMGRQTCLECSFEIPDFPNHFPTYVHCSLCRYSTCCSRAYANHMINNHVPRKSPKYLALFKNSVSGIKLACTSCTFVTSVGDAMAKHLVFNPSHRSSSILPRGLTWMSHSRHGHIRDRVHDRSLKNIYTPPTFPSNKTATVKSAGATPAEPEELVTPMAQALPSPASTATPPPTPTHPQPLALPPLAAEGAECLNVDDQDEGSPVMQEPEQAIGGSSGGGVGKKEQLSVKKLRVVLFALCCNTEQAAEHFRNPQRRIRRWLRRFQASQGENLEGKYLSLEAEEKLAEWVLTQREQQLPVNEETLFQKATKIGRSLEGGFKISYEWAVRFMLRHHLTPHARRAVAHTLPKDVAENAGLFIEFVQRQIHNQDLPLSMIVAIDEISLFLDTEVLSSDDRKENALQTVGTGEPWCDVVLAILADGTVLPTLVFYRGQMDQPANVPDSILLEAKESGYSDDEIMELWSARVWQKHTACQRSKGMLVMDCHRTHLSEEVLAMLSASSTLPAVVPAGCSSKIQPLDVCIKRTVKNFLHKKWKEQAREMADTACDSDVLLQLVLVWLAEVLGVIGDCPELVQRSFLVASVLPGPDGTINSPTRNADMQEELIASLEEQLKLSGEQSEEPSASTPRPRSSPEETIEPESLHQLFEGESETESFYGFEEADLDLMEI
- the POGZ gene encoding pogo transposable element with ZNF domain isoform X1, giving the protein MADTDLFMECEEEELEPWQKISDVIEDSVVEDYNSVDKTPTVSVSQQPVSAPVPIAAHASVAGHLSTSTTVSSSGAQNSDSTKKTLVTLIANNNAGNSLVQQGGQPLILTQNPAPGLGTMVTQPVLRPVQVMQNANHVTSSPVASQPIFITTQGFPVRNVRPVQNAMNQVGIVLNVQQGQTVRPITLVPAPGTQFVKPTVGVPQVFSQMTPVRPGSTMPVRPTTNTFTTVIPATLTIRSTVPQSQSQQTKSTPSTSTTPTATQPTSLGQLAAQPPGQSSQTPNPKLAPSFPSPPAVSIASFVTVKRPGVTGENSNEVAKLVNTLNTIPSLGQSPGPVVVSNNNSAHGSQRTSGPESSMKVTSSSIPVFDLQDGGRKICPRCNAQFRVTEALRGHMCYCCPEMVEYQKKGKSVDSEPSVPSAAKPPSPEKTAPIASTPSSTPIPALSPPSKVPEPNENVGDAVQTKLIMLVDDFYYGRDGGKVAQLTNFPKVATSFRCPHCTKRLKNNIRFMNHMKHHVELDQQNGEVDGHTICQHCYRQFSTPFQLQCHLENVHSPYESTTKCKICEWAFESEPLFLQHMKDTHKPGEMPYVCQVCQYRSSLYSEVDVHFRMIHEDTRHLLCPYCLKVFKNGNAFQQHYMRHQKRNVYHCNKCRLQFLFAKDKIEHKLQHHKTFRKPKQLEGLKPGTKVTIRASRGQPRTVPVSSNDAPPSTLQEATPLTSSTDPLPVFLYPPVRRNIQKRAVRKMSVMGRQTCLECSFEIPDFPNHFPTYVHCSLCRYSTCCSRAYANHMINNHVPRKSPKYLALFKNSVSGIKLACTSCTFVTSVGDAMAKHLVFNPSHRSSSILPRGLTWMSHSRHGHIRDRVHDRSLKNIYTPPTFPSNKTATVKSAGATPAEPEELVTPMAQALPSPASTATPPPTPTHPQPLALPPLAAEGAECLNVDDQDEGSPVMQEPEQAIGGSSGGGVGKKEQLSVKKLRVVLFALCCNTEQAAEHFRNPQRRIRRWLRRFQASQGENLEGKYLSLEAEEKLAEWVLTQREQQLPVNEETLFQKATKIGRSLEGGFKISYEWAVRFMLRHHLTPHARRAVAHTLPKDVAENAGLFIEFVQRQIHNQDLPLSMIVAIDEISLFLDTEVLSSDDRKENALQTVGTGEPWCDVVLAILADGTVLPTLVFYRGQMDQPANVPDSILLEAKESGYSDDEIMELWSARVWQKHTACQRSKGMLVMDCHRTHLSEEVLAMLSASSTLPAVVPAGCSSKIQPLDVCIKRTVKNFLHKKWKEQAREMADTACDSDVLLQLVLVWLAEVLGVIGDCPELVQRSFLVASVLPGPDGTINSPTRNADMQEELIASLEEQLKLSGEQSEEPSASTPRPRSSPEETIEPESLHQLFEGESETESFYGFEEADLDLMEI